In Leptolyngbya sp. NIES-2104, the genomic window GCGGCAACCGAATCAACTCCTCACGCACGAACAGATTTCGCAATACCTTTGGAGCGACAGCGAGAAACCAACGAGCAATGCTTTAGTAGCACAAATTCGATTATTGAGACGAAAAGTTGAAGCCAAAGGAGAAACGCCATTAATCACAACGGTCTATGGAAAAGGGTATCGATTTGGCAGTCCTTGAGATCTTTTATTGCCCATCTATTAGAATTTGTATACCTCCTAACTTTCTTTTGTTCGATGAGTTGTGACACACAGCAATCTGAGAAATTGACAGATTGTATCAATCAAGTCAAAGCCTTTTCGCTGCAAGAGTTCGATCGACAAATCCAATCGCATCAGTTGTACTATCACACCCGCGATCATATTGCTCAGGTACAACGTCGATCGCAGTTCATTTTTGAAGTCATTCGCTCAGATTTAACCCGCGACGAAGTGAATCAAATCGATCGATTGCTCGATCTGTGTGTGGTTGCTCACGACATGGTTCAGATTTTTCAGGCACAGTCCCAACCCCACGCAACAAGAACGCGATCGAGCGGAGTCAGCGAGACTGCCACGATCAATCACTTACTCGATTACATCGATTCAGTTTGTTCAGGAACATTCACGGATGTCGATCGAGAGATTGTCCGCGCTGCGATCACTGCCACGATCTGCGCCTATGACCCAGAACAGCAAGCTATCTATCAGCCTTCACTCGATCAGCCGAATTTACCGATCGTCGCTCGAATTTTAGCTTTAGCGGATCTTGGCGCATTAGGAATCGATGGCATCGAAATGTACAACCGAGAAGGAAGCTTACTATTCTTAGAAGAAAACTTAGATGTAGTTCCATTGCTGACCACAGGCAAGATCGAACAATTAGAAACCACAGATCCAAGTCTTGCTGAGAACATTCGACAAAGATTGCTCAAGCGATCGCGATTTCAGGTGAACCTTGCGAAAAGTCGATTAGCTAGGTTCGATCATGAGATTTCTGGCTTTCCGGGAAATGCGATCGAGAAGCTCTGTCGAGAAGTATTTCAGTATTTGAATATTGAGACTGTTCAAGAGATTGAGAAGATTACGCCGATTAGCGATCGGGCTTCGTTGAAAGAATTGCTGAAGTTCTTTAACTTCGAGCAGTATTTAGAAAGTTAAGCGCCTTCCTCTAAACAGCTTTTTAGTAGACGAGGCGTAAGATTATTCTCTAAATCTAGAAGATTGTATAGCTCGACTGTAGGAAATAGGCATCAAAAATTCGTGTAATCTTTGATATCAGTGTTATAAGGGACAGACAAGGAAGCCCTGATCGAAATCCTATGGTTCAGCAAGTTCTCTCTCTTTCCGAGCGCTACTACCAATATCTAGAGCACTGTGAGATTGGTTTGCAGCGAGCGATCAATCAGAAGATTCAGCAAAGCTTAGAAAATACAAACTGGGATGAGCCACAATCAGCGCTAGAGCGAAACAATATCGCGGTAGCGATTTTAATTGAAGCCGAACAATGTGAACCCTCATTTCGAGGAGTCCTGCTAGAAAGCGCGATAGAACTTCTAAATCCTGTTGTTCATGAACATCCGCTGTGCGTCGCCCACTTTGCACTGATTCAAAGCTTAGTAGGCAACACTTCTGAAGCGATTAATCTCGCCTTTTCAGCATTCATTCAGACGCTTGGAACGGTAGATACAGTGCAAATAGGAGCAGTTTATTTACCAGAGAGAGCGCTGTTAAAAACCGTTTTGCAAGCCGAAACTGGATCAATGCAAGCCTTGTACTTGCTAACTACAATTCTGCAACAGGCTCAACTCGTTTTTTACAACAATTCTGGGCTTCGATTTCTCAATCTATCAACTCAAATCTTACCTCCAAATCGCTTCACCGCTCTAAAGTTTGGAATTGCCTCGCTGGTAAACTCCCAGTGGGAAGGCTTAGCGGTTCTCCATCACGCACAACAGCTTGAGCCAGATCATCCTCAAGTGTTACAAGCACTCTTCTTGGCATATCGAGGTCTGAGACAGATTGAGACTGCAACACATTGGTTAAAAGTAGCTCAAGATTTGCGATCGCATTACAGCACGTGGAACTGGACTGAAGCTGCGATCGACAGCGACATCA contains:
- a CDS encoding FkbM family methyltransferase encodes the protein MVQQVLSLSERYYQYLEHCEIGLQRAINQKIQQSLENTNWDEPQSALERNNIAVAILIEAEQCEPSFRGVLLESAIELLNPVVHEHPLCVAHFALIQSLVGNTSEAINLAFSAFIQTLGTVDTVQIGAVYLPERALLKTVLQAETGSMQALYLLTTILQQAQLVFYNNSGLRFLNLSTQILPPNRFTALKFGIASLVNSQWEGLAVLHHAQQLEPDHPQVLQALFLAYRGLRQIETATHWLKVAQDLRSHYSTWNWTEAAIDSDITYLPFENCTLAVEASFRSIVTSVLLAEGDWFEREMEFWRSQIQPGMTVIDVGANVGVYTFSAASRVGKEGCVIAVEPFSGCVHCLEETRQINDFSQVRICAGAASDRVGTVKLSLQSASELNEVVDADSNIENAEVVKCFTLDSLIEAEQIDRINLLKLDAEGHEMQVLQGSDRILTEFRPVLLYENIAGSKGSNLPVAEYLIAKNYRLFRYQPFVQELIEIRSLEDLQGNLNVIALPHSI